A region of Planktomarina temperata RCA23 DNA encodes the following proteins:
- a CDS encoding membrane dipeptidase: MFIDALQYIVPSRAVFEQMRAGRLSAVHVTVGYHEDFLGVVQNLQVWNRWFEECGDVIARAVTCDEIRAANAAGKTAILFGLQNPLAIGADIGRVEILAQLGIRFCQITYNQQSLLGAGCFEPHDSGLTPFGREVVNEMNRVGMVIDLSHAGHQTAMDVVAYSSRPVTVTHANPDAWHPAPRNLHHDLLQALAERGGMVGFSLYPHHLRGGSDCSLADFAEMALEMMQSYRAGMFGIGSDLCQDQPDSVVNWMRNGHWRKHPAPPVAFPDCPSWFGDNRDFPGLAPGLEAAGMTGAEVAGLLGGNWMRFWQEAFVKP, from the coding sequence CAGCCGCGCTGTTTTTGAGCAAATGCGCGCTGGGCGCCTGTCGGCCGTTCATGTGACGGTTGGATACCACGAAGATTTTCTTGGGGTGGTGCAAAACCTGCAGGTTTGGAATCGGTGGTTCGAGGAGTGCGGCGATGTGATTGCCCGGGCTGTGACCTGCGATGAGATCCGGGCGGCCAATGCTGCGGGCAAAACCGCTATTTTATTTGGCCTGCAAAATCCTTTGGCGATTGGGGCGGATATCGGCCGGGTTGAAATCCTAGCGCAATTGGGCATTCGCTTTTGCCAGATCACTTATAATCAGCAATCCCTTCTTGGCGCTGGCTGTTTTGAACCCCATGACAGCGGTCTCACCCCTTTTGGCCGTGAAGTGGTCAACGAAATGAACCGCGTCGGTATGGTCATTGATCTGTCCCATGCGGGCCATCAAACGGCGATGGATGTGGTGGCCTATTCTTCGCGTCCCGTCACCGTGACCCATGCCAACCCCGATGCTTGGCATCCCGCGCCGCGCAACCTGCATCATGATTTGCTGCAAGCCTTGGCTGAGCGCGGTGGCATGGTGGGCTTTTCACTTTATCCGCATCATCTGCGCGGCGGCAGCGATTGCAGCCTGGCTGACTTCGCGGAAATGGCGCTGGAGATGATGCAAAGCTATCGGGCTGGGATGTTTGGAATTGGCTCGGATCTGTGCCAAGATCAACCCGACAGCGTGGTGAATTGGATGCGTAATGGCCATTGGCGTAAACATCCCGCACCGCCTGTCGCCTTTCCGGACTGCCCAAGTTGGTTTGGCGACAATCGGGATTTTCCTGGTCTGGCGCCGGGGCTAGAGGCGGCGGGCATGACCGGGGCGGAAGTCGCGGGCCTCTTGGGGGGTAATTGGATGAGGTTTTGGCAAGAGGCATTTGTAAAGCCATGA